The Ruania alba genome window below encodes:
- a CDS encoding GAP family protein, with protein sequence MTLALLGPLAVLALVDSTSFGTLLIPIWLMLSPGRLRPGRVLVFLATVAVFYLGVGLLLLAGADSLMAALDEDSPALTYGQLVLGAALFAGAFVVGRKPKEGERAPGRLSRWRERTVTADGRGGWTALVGLALGAATLEVATMLPYLGAVGMLTAADLTATDRVLLLAGYCLVMVLPALVLLGGRIAARRVMEPLLTRVSAWMAKSSGETISWVMGIAGFLLLRDAAARIGLLEQLGVSIS encoded by the coding sequence ATGACGCTCGCCCTGCTCGGCCCTCTGGCCGTCCTCGCCCTGGTGGACTCCACCAGTTTCGGCACGCTGCTCATCCCGATCTGGCTGATGCTGAGCCCAGGACGGTTGCGCCCGGGCCGGGTGCTCGTCTTCCTCGCGACCGTCGCGGTCTTCTACCTCGGCGTCGGGCTGCTCCTGCTCGCCGGTGCGGACTCCCTGATGGCGGCCCTCGACGAGGATTCCCCAGCGCTCACCTACGGCCAGCTGGTGCTCGGTGCCGCCCTGTTCGCCGGGGCGTTCGTCGTCGGCCGAAAGCCGAAGGAGGGGGAGCGCGCGCCCGGTCGGCTCTCCCGATGGCGCGAACGCACCGTCACCGCGGACGGGCGCGGCGGCTGGACGGCCCTGGTGGGTCTTGCGCTGGGCGCGGCCACTCTCGAGGTGGCCACGATGCTGCCGTACCTCGGCGCCGTCGGGATGCTCACCGCCGCCGATCTCACCGCGACCGATCGGGTGCTGCTGCTGGCCGGATACTGCCTGGTGATGGTGCTCCCGGCGCTGGTGCTGCTCGGCGGGCGGATCGCTGCCCGCCGGGTGATGGAGCCGTTGCTGACTCGGGTGTCGGCCTGGATGGCGAAGTCCTCGGGCGAGACGATCAGCTGGGTGATGGGGATTGCCGGGTTCCTGCTGCTGCGGGATGCGGCCGCGCGGATCGGGCTGCTCGAGCAGCTGGGGGTCTCGATCTCCTGA
- a CDS encoding beta-galactosidase has translation MADDVTAPEPTTPAKPAIPSWPIGLTVMGYGGDYNPEQWPMEVRLEDIAMMREAGVNLVSLAIFSWATLEPREGRYDWTWLDNILDRLQAAGVKVALATATASPPPWLTANHPEILPRTAEGVELHQGGRQSYAPSSPVYREYAVKMAKAIAERYAEHPALALWHIDNEIGCHVPHDYSESAQRAFRTWLRRRYRTIDRLNTAWGTAFWSQRYSAFKDVLPPLSAPTYANPTQQLDFARFSSDTLLDYYKKLRDAVRPITPHIPSTTNFMVNLSTKWMDYYRWAREVDVVATDHYTIAADAEREVDLALAADMTRGVAGGKPWILMEHSTGAVNWQPRNRAKGPGEMLRNSLAHVARGADSVMFFQFRQSQAGAEKFHSALVPHAGRESAIWRESVHLGEVLANLGDVVGSRVQARVALLFDYQAWWACELDSHPSEDVTYGDRLRALYRELWRRGVATDVVQPGADLSEYDLILVPTLYLITDADAANVAAAAERGATVLITYFSGIVDENDHARLGGYPGAFRELLGVRTDEFFPLLADERVTLDDGTTADVWTERVEVTTAEVVRSFTDGPLPDGPAVTRNAVGEGAAWYVATRQDEAGTAAVIEQVLAESGVAPAAATTPGVEVVRRAEHGEDGGNRSFLFVLNHTDAAATVPATGTDLVSGAEVGESVVVPAHGVAVVAEG, from the coding sequence ATGGCCGACGATGTCACCGCACCAGAACCCACCACCCCTGCGAAGCCGGCCATCCCGAGCTGGCCGATCGGCCTGACGGTGATGGGGTACGGCGGTGACTACAACCCCGAGCAGTGGCCGATGGAGGTCCGGCTCGAGGACATCGCGATGATGCGTGAGGCCGGGGTGAACCTGGTGAGCCTGGCGATCTTCTCCTGGGCCACGCTCGAGCCGCGCGAGGGGCGCTACGACTGGACCTGGTTGGACAACATCCTGGATCGGCTGCAGGCCGCCGGGGTGAAGGTCGCGCTGGCCACGGCAACCGCCTCACCACCACCGTGGCTGACGGCGAACCACCCGGAGATCCTGCCCCGCACCGCCGAGGGTGTGGAGCTCCACCAGGGCGGCCGGCAGTCCTACGCCCCGTCCTCCCCGGTGTACCGCGAGTACGCGGTGAAGATGGCCAAAGCGATCGCCGAACGGTACGCCGAGCACCCGGCGCTCGCCCTGTGGCACATCGACAACGAGATCGGCTGCCACGTCCCGCACGACTACTCCGAGTCCGCGCAGCGGGCGTTCCGCACCTGGCTGCGCCGCAGGTACCGCACCATCGACCGGTTGAACACTGCCTGGGGCACCGCCTTCTGGTCCCAGCGCTACAGCGCATTCAAGGACGTGCTGCCCCCACTGTCGGCGCCCACCTACGCCAACCCCACCCAGCAGCTCGATTTCGCCCGGTTCTCCTCGGACACCCTGCTGGACTACTACAAGAAGCTGCGCGACGCCGTCCGGCCGATCACTCCACACATCCCGTCCACCACCAACTTCATGGTGAACCTGAGCACCAAGTGGATGGACTACTACCGCTGGGCGCGCGAGGTGGACGTGGTGGCCACCGACCACTACACGATCGCCGCCGATGCCGAGCGGGAGGTCGACCTCGCCCTGGCCGCGGACATGACCCGCGGCGTGGCCGGCGGCAAGCCGTGGATCCTGATGGAGCACTCCACCGGCGCGGTGAACTGGCAGCCCCGCAACCGGGCCAAGGGACCGGGGGAGATGCTGCGCAACTCGCTCGCGCACGTGGCCCGCGGTGCGGACTCGGTGATGTTCTTCCAGTTCCGCCAGTCCCAGGCAGGCGCCGAGAAGTTCCACTCCGCGCTGGTGCCGCACGCCGGGCGGGAGTCAGCCATCTGGCGCGAGAGCGTGCACCTGGGCGAGGTGCTCGCCAACCTGGGGGACGTCGTCGGCTCTCGGGTGCAGGCACGCGTGGCGCTGCTCTTCGACTATCAGGCGTGGTGGGCGTGCGAGCTGGACTCCCACCCCAGCGAGGACGTCACCTACGGCGACCGGCTGCGCGCGCTGTACCGCGAGCTGTGGCGCCGCGGCGTGGCCACGGACGTGGTGCAGCCCGGTGCCGACCTGAGCGAGTACGACCTCATCCTGGTTCCGACGCTGTACCTGATCACTGACGCCGACGCCGCGAACGTGGCGGCTGCTGCCGAGCGCGGCGCCACGGTGCTGATCACCTACTTCTCCGGGATCGTCGACGAGAACGACCACGCCCGACTCGGCGGCTACCCCGGTGCGTTCCGGGAACTGCTGGGCGTGCGTACGGACGAGTTCTTCCCGCTACTCGCCGACGAGCGAGTCACCCTGGATGACGGCACGACGGCGGACGTGTGGACCGAACGGGTCGAGGTCACCACGGCCGAGGTGGTGCGCTCCTTCACCGACGGTCCACTACCGGACGGTCCTGCGGTCACCCGCAACGCCGTCGGCGAGGGCGCTGCCTGGTACGTGGCCACCCGTCAGGACGAGGCCGGGACCGCCGCCGTGATCGAGCAGGTGCTCGCCGAGTCCGGAGTGGCTCCGGCAGCAGCGACGACGCCGGGCGTGGAGGTGGTGCGCCGCGCCGAGCACGGCGAGGACGGTGGCAACCGCAGTTTCCTGTTCGTGCTGAACCACACCGACGCTGCTGCCACCGTGCCAGCCACGGGAACGGACCTGGTCTCCGGTGCTGAGGTCGGTGAATCTGTGGTGGTGCCCGCTCACGGGGTGGCCGTCGTGGCCGAGGGCTGA
- a CDS encoding DUF6458 family protein, producing MGIGGGIFLLVVGAILAFAVRDSIDAVDLTMVGYICMGAGALALILAIVVNAQRNRSSHTATVEHRETGLPPEERRREQ from the coding sequence ATGGGTATCGGCGGAGGTATCTTCCTCCTCGTTGTCGGCGCGATCCTGGCCTTCGCGGTCCGGGACAGCATCGACGCGGTCGATCTGACTATGGTCGGCTACATCTGCATGGGCGCCGGAGCGCTTGCGCTCATCCTGGCGATCGTCGTGAACGCCCAGCGCAACCGGAGCTCGCATACGGCCACCGTGGAGCACCGTGAGACCGGTCTTCCGCCGGAGGAGCGCCGCCGGGAGCAGTGA